DNA from Lentimicrobium sp. L6:
GATGGCATCGGCAGAATATTGAATAAGATAGGCATGATATGGCTCCGCTATTTCAACTCGCGATATGGTTCTTAAAAAGCAACGGAGGATGGCTTGAGATTTGATGTTCTCTAAGTTCGAAATTAACTCGTCTACATAAGGAATGACCAGATGAGGATATTTATCGAAGAGGGTGCTAAAATACCATGCACCACGTCGAGATATAGGCTCCTCCTCTTTTAAAATGATTTTTAGTAATTCTGGTATTCTTTCAGGTTGACGAGACAAAACTTCAGCCAAATCAAGGGCATGAACTTTTCCATAGTTCTTATTTAGAAAAGCTTCTATTTCATTCATAAGTCAGATTGATCAACTGTCACTTATTTATCTTCTTCTGACTCCACAATAATATCTGCTTCTACAGCAGGAGGATTCATTTGTTTGGCTACTTTTTTCATCATAAAAGCAAAATACATCATCACTCCACCAATAAGAATACTAATTACTCCTAATAATTGAATAATAAAACTGGCTACCATATCTTGTTTGAATAATAGAATCAAGCCTATAACGAGGGCCGCAAATCCATTTATTTTGAGTAGGGTAGCGTTTTTGATTTGTTTTGAATGTGCAAAACCTGTGTATAATTGGAAGATGCCAAGTATTAATGCCCATAGCCCGATTAAGATCAATAAAAATTCTAATAACCAACTAGGGTTCACGATTAATATCACACCTAGAGAAAGGTTGATTAAACCTTCTACCAACCAGAAGAACATATTTTTACCTTGTTTGGCATAGGAGAAAGCTCCAAAAACTAAGAATAACCCACTGAGTAGAATAATGATACCTGCCGCAAAACCGATAGTAGCTAGCGTTTGTTCTGGTACAAATAAGAATACAATTCCTGCAATAATAGCGATAGCGGCATTAGCCATCAATAAAAACCATTTGTTTTTTAAAGCTTCCATTTTATTTATTTTTTTCAAAGATAATAATTTTCGTTCTTTAAAACCTAGGGGAATTCTTTAATACAAGAGTAAGGGTCTGATAATAGCTATGCTTGAAACTAGCTCTATCGGATTTTCAATCCAATAATATAATCAACAAGTTATAATGAGCGTATTGCAAATCCACTCTAGCTAGTATAAAAAAAGCCCTAGATTTCTCTAGAGCTTTTCAAAATATTTTTGGTGTGAAGATTAC
Protein-coding regions in this window:
- a CDS encoding HdeD family acid-resistance protein yields the protein MEALKNKWFLLMANAAIAIIAGIVFLFVPEQTLATIGFAAGIIILLSGLFLVFGAFSYAKQGKNMFFWLVEGLINLSLGVILIVNPSWLLEFLLILIGLWALILGIFQLYTGFAHSKQIKNATLLKINGFAALVIGLILLFKQDMVASFIIQLLGVISILIGGVMMYFAFMMKKVAKQMNPPAVEADIIVESEEDK